From the genome of Brienomyrus brachyistius isolate T26 chromosome 8, BBRACH_0.4, whole genome shotgun sequence, one region includes:
- the LOC125748203 gene encoding neurensin-1-like yields the protein MGSELPCCSLLSTTPAAVNQSFGVRSYLHLFYEDCAFSRAQDDDDDDGDEVSAEEALTQGLWIWLLWRASLAVGVLLALTGSMALGVGLLLPPRIEGFGDGELLLVDERAVGHNGVLLACQLVGGVLLGLGAGVLLGCVLTRRASQPRDDARGLWDGKPHGAWPPPNVSPIHSMLPSSLSQTFGTQPKAGL from the exons ATGGGGAGCGAATTGCCTTGCTGTTCTCTCCTCTCCACCACGCCTGCTGCTGTGAACCAGTCGTTTGGTGTGCGCTCCTACCTGCACCTCTTCTACGAGGACTGTGCCTTCTCGAGGGCCCAAGACGATGACGATGACGATGGTGATGAGGTGTCAGCGGAAGAAGCCCTGACTCAAGGTCTATGGATCTGGCTCCTTTGGAGG GCCAGCCTGGCGGTGGGGGTCCTGCTGGCATTGACGGGCTCCATGGCGCTGGGTGTCGGCCTGCTCCTGCCCCCACGCATCGAGGGTTTCGGGGACGGTGagctgctgctggtggacgaGCGCGCCGTTGGACACAACGGGGTCCTGCTGGCCTGccagctggtggggggggttctGCTGGGGCTCGGTGCTGGGGTGCTCCTGGGCTGCGTCCTGACGCGGCGTGCCAGCCAGCCCAGGGACGACGCCAGGGGGCTCTGGGACGGGAAGCCTCATGGAGCCTGGCCCCCTCCTAATGTATCCCCCATCCACTCCATGCTGCCCTCCAGCCTGTCCCAGACGTTTGGCACGCAGCCCAAAGCAGGCCTCTGA
- the trib3 gene encoding tribbles homolog 3, with protein sequence MPLSSTDEMSVNLQPGPCTLPLRLKRVDFEEPLDTDTPKCKRPRLSQPPSPGLAPCLRPLTQSPRPSGGQQPSASRIGPYILLEKMEGSQIHRAVHSVTEKEYTCKVFPMKKYQELIAPYALLSPHENVVPVSEVVTGERSAYVFFERSHGDMHSYVRTCKRLPEDEAAGLFRQMAAAVAHCHCSGVVLRDLKLRKFVFTDRQRTKLVLQDLEDSCILKGEDDSLTDKHGCPAYVGPEILNSRHSYSGKAADVWSLGVVLYTMLVGRYPFQDVEPAALFGKIRRGVFTVPDSLSASAKCLVRCMLRKAPSERLESSDVLLHPWLNSPSPLAPSSHLTPRNCTDQVVPDFGKNEDEDFL encoded by the exons ATGCCTTTGTCTTCCACGGACGAG ATGAGTGTGAACCTGCAGCCTGGCCCATGCACTCTTCCTCTGCGCCTGAAGCGTGTGGATTTCGAGGAACCCCTCGACACTGACACCCCAAAATGCAAGCGCCCTCGCCTGAGCCAGCCTCCCTCTCCAGGCCTGGCCCCGTGCCTCCGTCCTTTGACCCAGAGCCCAAGGCCCAGTGGAGGGCAGCAGCCCAGCGCCTCCCGGATTGGTCCCTACATCCTCTTGGAGAAGATGGAGGGCTCACAGATCCATAGGGCCGTGCACAGTGTCACGGAGAAGGAGTACACTTGCAAG GTGTTTCCCATGAAGAAGTATCAGGAGCTGATCGCCCCCTACGCTCTCCTGTCGCCGCACGAGAACGTGGTGCCCGTCTCGGAGGTGGTGACTGGCGAGCGCAGCGCCTACGTCTTCTTTGAGCGCAGCCACGGCGACATGCACTCGTACGTGCGGACATGCAAGCGGCTGCCGGAGGACGAGGCGGCCGGGCTTTTCCGGCAGATGGCGGCCGCTGTGGCCCACTGCCACTGCAGTGGCGTCGTGCTGCGCGACCTCAAGCTGCGCAAGTTCGTCTTCACCGACAGGCAGAG GACGAAGCTGGTACTGCAGGATTTGGAGGACTCGTGCATCCTTAAAGGGGAGGACGATTCCCTGActgacaaacatggctgcccggCCTACGTCGGGCCAGAGATCCTCAACTCGCGGCACTCGTACTCAGGGAAGGCGGCGGATGTGTGGAGCCTCGGCGTTGTGCTGTACACCATGCTGGTGGGCCGCTACCCCTTCCAGGACGTGGAGCCTGCAGCTCTCTTCGGCAAAATCCGCCGGGGGGTGTTCACAGTGCCGGACTCGCTCTCTGCCAGCGCCAAGTGCTTGGTGAGATGCATGCTGCGGAAGGCCCCCTCAGAGAGACTGGAGTCCAGTGACGTTCTGCTGCACCCCTGGCTGAATTCTCCCAGCCCCTTGGCCCCCAGCAGCCACCTCACCCCCAGGAACTGCACGGACCAAGTCGTACCAGACTTTGGGAAAAATGAAGATGAGGACTTTCTGTAA